The following are encoded in a window of Panicum virgatum strain AP13 chromosome 5N, P.virgatum_v5, whole genome shotgun sequence genomic DNA:
- the LOC120673690 gene encoding prostaglandin E synthase 2-like has translation MRSLRAAQTSRSLLSARPLHGAASPAAAPGSRWCAPMVPPPRLPPPSPRVMPAGIAGAVSFSLTFATVVAAEVKAKERPPTDLLPQNVVLYQYQACPFCNKVRAFLDYHDIPYKVVEVNPLSKKEIKWSDYKKVPILTVDGEQLVDSSDIINILHRRIRPDDELTNEEEAKWRRWVDEHLVHMLSPNIYRTTSEALESFDYISQHGNFSFTERFAVKYAGAAVMYMVSKKLKKKYNMTDERASLYDAANTWVQALNGRDFLGGSKPNLADLAVFGVLRPIRYLRSGKDMVENTQIGEWYLRMEDAVGEPSRIEE, from the exons ATGAGGTCGCTGCGAGCGGCGCAGACTTCCCGCTCCCTCCtctccgcccgcccgctccaCGGCGCGGCCTCCCCAGCGGCCGCCCCTGGCTCGAGGTGGTGCGCTCCGATggtgccgccgccccgcttgccGCCTCCTTCCCCGAGGGTGATGCCGGCCGGGATCGCTGGCGCCGTGTCTTTCTCTCTTACCTTCGCTACTGTAGTGGCGGCGGAGGTGAAGGCGAAGGAGCGGCCGCCTACGGATCTGTTGCCGCAGAATGTGGTGCTATACCAGTATCAGGCGTGCCCGTTCTGCAACAAGGTCAGAG CCTTCTTAGACTATCATGATATACCATACAAGGTTGTGGAAGTTAATCCATTGAGCAAAAAGGAAATCAAGTGGTCTGATTACAAGAAAGTCCCGATATTGACAGTAGATGGTGAACAGCTTGTTGATTCATCAG ATATAATCAATATACTACACCGCAGGATCAGACCTGATGATGAActcacaaatgaagaagaaGCAAAATGGCGAAG GTGGGTTGATGAGCACCTTGTGCACATGTTGTCTCCTAACATATATCGGACAACTTCAGAAGCTCTAGAATCTTTTGACTACATTTCCCAACATG GTAATTTCAGTTTTACAGAGAGGTTTGCTGTGAAGTATGCTGGTGCTGCGGTCATGTACATGGTATCGAAGAAGCTAAAGAAGAAATACAATATGACCGATGAGCGTGCTTCATTGTATGATGCTGCCAACACATGGGTTCAAGCCCTGAATGGAAGAGATTTCCTCG GTGGTTCCAAGCCTAACTTGGCAGACCTTGCAGTCTTCGGTGTTCTGAGACCTATTCGGTACTTGAGATCAGGAAAGGATATGGTTGAGAATACTCAAATCGGTGagtggtacctgcgaatggaaGATGCAGTTGGGGAACCATCAAGAATCGAGGAGTAG